One Channa argus isolate prfri chromosome 15, Channa argus male v1.0, whole genome shotgun sequence DNA segment encodes these proteins:
- the LOC137100194 gene encoding RNA binding protein fox-1 homolog 2-like isoform X7, producing the protein MVLEHRQGRGGAGGEIDPQREGERRRDGKVESWTAVVPISQTMMGLYYPAMLPGSQDSTGGQEGLVAPPFAAYPPPPPPQNGLPGTEFGPGTMFGAGGQGTAEVGAGANGAATTTTSANNNPPPSPSPLQGKTEETSQGETGVQCGTGGAGAGSSAGDSTEAKGTPKRLHVSNIPFRFRDPDLRQMFGQFGKILDVEIIFNERGSKGFGFVTFENSADAEKAREKLHGTLVEGRKIEVYDTDKQANPGCRLMGISCEKRQVNNATARVMTNKKMVSPYPNGEALSTLPYAGWKLSPMVGAVYGPELYAVPGFPYPSAAAAATTAAAAFRGAHLRGRGRPVYSAVRAAVPQPAIPAYPGVVYQDGFYGAADLYGGYPAAAAAAAYRYAQPAAVTGATAAAAAYSDSYGRVYTTDPYHALAPAAAAYGVGAMASLYRAGYSRFAPY; encoded by the exons ATGGTCCTGGAGCACAGACAGgggagaggaggagcaggaggagaaatAGACCCACAGAGGGAAGGGGAGAGGAGAAGGGACGGCAAAGTGGAGAGCTGGACAGCAGTTGTTCCTATAAGTCAGACAATGATGGGGCTGTACTACCCAGCAATGCTGCCG GGCTCCCAGGATTCTACAGGAGGACAGGAGGGTTTGGTGGCCCCACCCTTTGCAGCataccctcctcctcctccccctcaaAATGGACTCCCGGGTACAGAATTTGGCCCCGGGACCATGTTTGGTGCGGGGGGCCAAGGTACAGCAGAAGTCGGGGCAGGCGCAAATGGAGCAGCTACCACAACCACCTCTGCCAACAACAAT CCACCTCCATCACCTTCTCCCCTACagggaaagacagaggagaCCTCCCAGGGGGAAACAGGTGTACAGTGTGGTACAGGAGGCGCAGGTGCTGGAAGCTCTGCAGGAGACTCCACAGAGGCCAAAGGGACGCCCAAGCGCCTCCACGTCTCAAACATCCCCTTCCGTTTTCGGGACCCTGACCTCAGGCAGATGTTTGGG caatttgGGAAGATTCTGGATGTAGAGATTATTTTTAATGAGAGGGGTTCAAAG GGCTTTGGCTTTGTGACATTTGAGAACAGTGCAGACGCAGAGAAAGCCAGAGAAAAGCTCCATGGCACTTTGGTGGAAGGCCGTAAGATTGAG GTCTacgacacagacaaacaagctaatccaggttgcagactgatgGGCATCAGCTGTGAGAAGAGGCAG GTGAATAACGCCACAGCCAGGGTGATGACTAACAAGAAAATGGTCAGCCCCTACCCTAACGGAGAGGCCCTCAGTACGCTGCCTTATG CGGGGTGGAAATTGAGTCCTATGGTGGGGGCCGTGTACGGACCAGAGCTCTACGCAG tccCAGGGTTTCCCTatccttcagcagcagcagcagccacgacagcagcagcagcatttcgCGGTGCCCACCTCCGAGGACGGGGCAGGCCCGTCTACAGCGCTGTGCGTGCTGCTGTGCCTCAACCTGCCATCCCTGCTTATCCCGG TGTGGTGTATCAGGATGGGTTTTACGGCGCTGCAGACTTGTAT GGAGGTTaccctgctgcagctgctgccgctgcctATCGCTATGCCCAACCCGCGGCCGTAACCGGAGCAACCGCCGCAGCTGCCGCCTACAGTGACAG tTACGGACGGGTGTACACTACAGACCCCTACCACGCTTTAGCGCCAGCTGCTGCTGCGTACGGAGTGGGAGCCATG GCCAGTTTATACCGGGCAGGATACAGTCGGTTTGCTCCTTACTAA
- the LOC137100194 gene encoding RNA binding protein fox-1 homolog 2-like isoform X6 has translation MTDNFNHQLAVYSILYLSTERLQSAADRRTLERLAVKRPLLPHRPSRCMEKHMVSQGSQDSTGGQEGLVAPPFAAYPPPPPPQNGLPGTEFGPGTMFGAGGQGTAEVGAGANGAATTTTSANNNPPPSPSPLQGKTEETSQGETGVQCGTGGAGAGSSAGDSTEAKGTPKRLHVSNIPFRFRDPDLRQMFGQFGKILDVEIIFNERGSKGFGFVTFENSADAEKAREKLHGTLVEGRKIEVYDTDKQANPGCRLMGISCEKRQVNNATARVMTNKKMVSPYPNGEALSTLPYAGWKLSPMVGAVYGPELYAVPGFPYPSAAAAATTAAAAFRGAHLRGRGRPVYSAVRAAVPQPAIPAYPGVVYQDGFYGAADLYGGYPAAAAAAAYRYAQPAAVTGATAAAAAYSDSYGRVYTTDPYHALAPAAAAYGVGAMASLYRAGYSRFAPY, from the exons ATGACTGATAATTTCAACCACCAGTTGGCTGTTTATTCTATACTTTACTTGAGCACTGAGAGGCTCCAGTCAGCAGCAGACAGGCGCACACTTGAAAGGTTAGCCGTGAAAAGGCCCCTCCTCCCCCACCGGCCCTCTCGGTGTATGGAAAAACATATGGTGTCTCAG GGCTCCCAGGATTCTACAGGAGGACAGGAGGGTTTGGTGGCCCCACCCTTTGCAGCataccctcctcctcctccccctcaaAATGGACTCCCGGGTACAGAATTTGGCCCCGGGACCATGTTTGGTGCGGGGGGCCAAGGTACAGCAGAAGTCGGGGCAGGCGCAAATGGAGCAGCTACCACAACCACCTCTGCCAACAACAAT CCACCTCCATCACCTTCTCCCCTACagggaaagacagaggagaCCTCCCAGGGGGAAACAGGTGTACAGTGTGGTACAGGAGGCGCAGGTGCTGGAAGCTCTGCAGGAGACTCCACAGAGGCCAAAGGGACGCCCAAGCGCCTCCACGTCTCAAACATCCCCTTCCGTTTTCGGGACCCTGACCTCAGGCAGATGTTTGGG caatttgGGAAGATTCTGGATGTAGAGATTATTTTTAATGAGAGGGGTTCAAAG GGCTTTGGCTTTGTGACATTTGAGAACAGTGCAGACGCAGAGAAAGCCAGAGAAAAGCTCCATGGCACTTTGGTGGAAGGCCGTAAGATTGAG GTCTacgacacagacaaacaagctaatccaggttgcagactgatgGGCATCAGCTGTGAGAAGAGGCAG GTGAATAACGCCACAGCCAGGGTGATGACTAACAAGAAAATGGTCAGCCCCTACCCTAACGGAGAGGCCCTCAGTACGCTGCCTTATG CGGGGTGGAAATTGAGTCCTATGGTGGGGGCCGTGTACGGACCAGAGCTCTACGCAG tccCAGGGTTTCCCTatccttcagcagcagcagcagccacgacagcagcagcagcatttcgCGGTGCCCACCTCCGAGGACGGGGCAGGCCCGTCTACAGCGCTGTGCGTGCTGCTGTGCCTCAACCTGCCATCCCTGCTTATCCCGG TGTGGTGTATCAGGATGGGTTTTACGGCGCTGCAGACTTGTAT GGAGGTTaccctgctgcagctgctgccgctgcctATCGCTATGCCCAACCCGCGGCCGTAACCGGAGCAACCGCCGCAGCTGCCGCCTACAGTGACAG tTACGGACGGGTGTACACTACAGACCCCTACCACGCTTTAGCGCCAGCTGCTGCTGCGTACGGAGTGGGAGCCATG GCCAGTTTATACCGGGCAGGATACAGTCGGTTTGCTCCTTACTAA
- the LOC137100196 gene encoding LOW QUALITY PROTEIN: G-protein coupled receptor family C group 5 member D (The sequence of the model RefSeq protein was modified relative to this genomic sequence to represent the inferred CDS: deleted 1 base in 1 codon), whose translation MAFLSQEHTALFPLLLVFYVPLTCLCQSTNSSSASPTTNTSTTSPAASNDFSLNGVPGCGQGLNAIYRYLCDRRAAWGIIVETLATSGFLFSMFLLFGLVFWVLCFCASLRQQRSRIGGPVASMTLFLFATAGIFAITFSFIIRLTPQTCPTRIFLFNVLFSLAYSCLLARSLALLGFEAIQGWGEPAAALGLFTVQVIISTEWLIVVLVRDKNPCYYSQEEFAMLQIYVLCLLAISLILSLHLLCRSCSTYSYDYTGPTNQLGRVQATMLFITLLLSASIWVVWITMFTKGNPKLGHQPQWDDPVLSIALVANGWVLLMGHGLSQFAFLCRGGGKSKNVPLSFVGWTSPNADIPGLASQKEGKENGSFESDGENRKGERRGRRHDPSLRSPYESEFSMTDIDHDKDFTIPRPQTTNYSEPYDEYYEQD comes from the exons ATGGCTTTTTTATCTCAGGAGCACACAGCCTTGTTCCCGCTCCTCCTCGTTTTCTACGTCCCACTCACCTGTCTATGCCAGTCAACCAACAGCAGCTCAGCCAGTCCCACAACCAACACCTCCACCACTTCCCCTGCTGCTTCAAATGATTTCTCCCTGAACGGCGTGCCAGGCTGTGGCCAAGGGTTGAACGCCATCTACAGGTACCTGTGTGACCGGCGGGCAGCATGGGGTATCATTGTGGAGACCCTGGCCACTTCAGGGTTTCTGTTCAGCATGTTTCTCCTCTTTGGCCTGGTGTTCTGGGTTCTGTGCTTCTGTGCCTCCTTACGACAACAACGCAGTCGCATCGGCGGCCCAGTGGCCTCCATGACCCTGTTTTTGTTTGCCACAGCTGGGATCTTCGCCATCACCTTCTCCTTCATCATCCGTCTCACCCCACAGACCTGCCCCACCAGGATCTTCCTCTTCAACGTGCTCTTTTCTCTGGCCTACTCCTGCCTGCTGGCTCGCTCCCTCGCTCTGCTGGGATTCGAAGCAATCCAAGGATGGGGGGAGCCCGCCGCTGCCCTGGGGCTCTTCACTGTGCAGGTAATCATCTCTACCGAGTGGCTGATCGTGGTGCTGGTCCGGGACAAGAATCCATGTTACTACAGCCAGGAGGAGTTTGCCATGCTGCAGATCTACGTTCTGTGCCTCCTAGCTATCAGCTTGATCCtctccctccacctcctgtGCCGCTCCTGCTCCACATACAGCTATGATTACACAGGACCCACAAACCAGCTGGGGCGG GTACAGGCTACAATGCTGTTCATCACACTCCTATTGTCTGCCAGCATCTGGGTGGTGTGGATCACCATGTTCACCAAGGGAAATCCCAAGTTGGGCCATCAACCGCAATGGGACGACCCGGTGCTTAGCATCGCCTTGGTGGCCAATGGCTGGGTGTTACTGATGGGTCACGGCTTGTCCCAGTTCGCCTTCCTCTGCAGGGGTGGAGGCAAGTCCAAAAATGTGCCCCTGAGCTTTGTCGGCTGGACCAGCCCCAACGCTGATATCCCGGGACTGGCCAGTCAGAAGGAGGGAAAAGAAAACGGAAGCTTTGAGAGTGATGGAGAGAAcaggaaaggagagaggagag GCAGGAGACACGACCCCTCGCTCCGATCGCCCTACGAGTCGGAATTCTCCATGACA gatATCGACCACGACAAAGATTTCACCATTCCTCGGCCTCAGACCACCAACTACAGCGAACCGTATGACGAATATTACGAACAGGATTGA